GGACCAATCCGGCCCCGGTCATCTCGTCCGTCAGCCCTGATGGCGTCGTCCTCGCGGGCGTCGACGTCGTCGTGATCGAGGGCCAGAACTTCTCGGACGACCCAGCCCTCAACACCGTCGTGTTCGACGATGCCAACGGGAGCGCCGCCCCCGGCGAGGTCCTCTCCGCGACCCCCACTCGCCTGGAGGTCCGCGTCCCGAACCTTCCCAACCCCGCGCTCCGCGTGCGGGTGGCCGTCATCGGCGCCCAGGACTACAGCAACGCCGTCGCGCTTCCCCTCACGCCGGCCTTCGTGTCGTTCGGCGAGATCTCGCGGACCGAGGTCCCCTATGGGATCGCCGCCGACGCCGATGGGACGCTCTACCTCTCGCTCGAGAACGAGGGCGCGTCGGTCGGCGTGATCGAGATCGGCCCCGACGGCACGCGGTCCCCGTACTTCGCCTCGACGTTCCCATGGGCCGCCCTGGCCCGAGGCGGCGACCAGTTGTTCGGCGTCCGGCGCGTCCGGGCCGTGTTCGAGCTCCCCGAGGGGGGGAGCCAGACCGTGCTGGCCGCCTTCCAGCCGACCTCGCTCCTCCTCGCCGCCGTCGCCGCCACCCCGGACGGGGCCGTCTACGCCGGGGGCAACGCGCCCACGCTGTACCGTGTGAGCGCCGACGGGACGGCCTCCGACACGGCCTTCCCCGCCAACATCCGAGCCCTCGCTGTCGTCGACGGCACGCTCTACGCCGTCGGTGCGGGCGGGACCGGCGCCCCCGACCAGCTCTACACCGTGCCGCTCGCCGCCGACGGAACGCCCGGCACGCCGCAGGCGCTCGCCGCCCTCCCGGCCGTCGGAACGGCCCTCGCCGTCGCCGCCGACGGGACCGTCTACGTCGGCCTCGACCGGACCACGGACCCCATCGTGACGGTCGCTCCCAACGGTCAGGTCGAAGTGCTCTACCCTGGCGTGCTGAGCGGTCCCATCAATTCGCTGGCCTACGGGGCCGGCACCCAACTCTACGCGGTTCGTGAGGCCGCCGACGGCGAGCCCGCCGACGTCCTCCGCGTCGAGACCCGCCGTGAGGGGGCCCGGTAGGTTCGACAGCGTCGGATCAATCGAGCCCCGTTACGGTTCGTTCATCCTCCATACGGGCTCCTGCCCCCTCCCCCCACCTCTCCCTATCCCATGCGGAAACTGCTACTCCTGGCCCTCGCGGCCGCCTTCCCGCTGACGGCCTCGGCCCAGTGGACGTTCGACACCGTCTTCCCACAGGACACCCTCTTCACCAACGGCAACGGCCTCCAGGGCGTCGCCGTGGATGACGACGGGACCGTCTTCCTCCAGACGTTCAACACGGCCGCCGACAGCATCGACATCGGTGGGACGCTGACCGGCGTCATCGGCCTGCGCATCTTCAACCCGGACGGCACGGAGGTCGACGCTTCCCCCTACATCTACATCGACTACGCCGACGGTGTGACCCCGCGCGACACGCTTGGCTTCTTCTCGTTCCTCGATGGGACGGGCGCCGTGGCGACGGACACCCGGACGGGCCGCGGCATGCGCTACTGCGCGGCCGAGGACGCCGTCTACGTCTCCCAGTTCGACACCATCTTCAAGATCGACGCGGACTCCTACGAGGGGCTCGCCAAGGTCACGCCCTTCGCGGGCGCCTCGCTCGGTGCCGTGGGCGTTGACGAGAACTGCAACGTGACGGTCCAGACGGTCGTCGCCGGCGGCCGCTCGATCACGCAGTACGACCCGGACCTCCAGGCCGTGACCGGCACGGTTGGGGTCGCCAGCAACTTCACGCGGACGGTCTTCGCCTCGCCGGACGGCAACACCGTCCTCGAGACGGCCTTCGAGAACCCGTACACGGTCGTCTACCAGCGGCCCGACGAGTTCAGCC
This sequence is a window from Rubrivirga marina. Protein-coding genes within it:
- a CDS encoding T9SS type A sorting domain-containing protein, translated to MRKLLLLALAAAFPLTASAQWTFDTVFPQDTLFTNGNGLQGVAVDDDGTVFLQTFNTAADSIDIGGTLTGVIGLRIFNPDGTEVDASPYIYIDYADGVTPRDTLGFFSFLDGTGAVATDTRTGRGMRYCAAEDAVYVSQFDTIFKIDADSYEGLAKVTPFAGASLGAVGVDENCNVTVQTVVAGGRSITQYDPDLQAVTGTVGVASNFTRTVFASPDGNTVLETAFENPYTVVYQRPDEFSPYDSLGITLAGLRVEANAVNPSTGYWWFSSGNPLNGINNFNDIDPATGDTLRTYYTTQAFYAFDPADLFDENGDPVLNPTPVDSLLYNDPGSAPGGGDGVEVGRPRGISFTADGNTAYVVLYNRSGAVQRFVRGGTATEPGTFASGRLEQNRPNPFSGSTNIEFELDRASTVTLRVFDAMGRQVGTLADGPLSAGPHSFRFDAGSLAAGVYVYTLNVEGEVSSRRMMVVR
- a CDS encoding IPT/TIG domain-containing protein, with product MLTPSTSWLRLAPLAGLVLLLAACDSGDGSSLYDPDAGTNPAPVISSVSPDGVVLAGVDVVVIEGQNFSDDPALNTVVFDDANGSAAPGEVLSATPTRLEVRVPNLPNPALRVRVAVIGAQDYSNAVALPLTPAFVSFGEISRTEVPYGIAADADGTLYLSLENEGASVGVIEIGPDGTRSPYFASTFPWAALARGGDQLFGVRRVRAVFELPEGGSQTVLAAFQPTSLLLAAVAATPDGAVYAGGNAPTLYRVSADGTASDTAFPANIRALAVVDGTLYAVGAGGTGAPDQLYTVPLAADGTPGTPQALAALPAVGTALAVAADGTVYVGLDRTTDPIVTVAPNGQVEVLYPGVLSGPINSLAYGAGTQLYAVREAADGEPADVLRVETRREGAR